The region ACTGTCATAATTGACATAAAACTCAGCTCCACTTCTGGACCTGTTCCTCTTTGGTAATTCTTAGGCATAAATAAAAACATCGTAGATAGAAGCATAAACGATGATGTTATAACTGCAATTAAATGTGCAAAGACTTTATGTAATTTTTTAATATAAAAATCTTTTACCATTTTCCAAGTTAAAAAACCTGCTGTAAATACTATAACTAATACTACAATTTTTTGATATTGTGGATCCAATATTTTATCCTTTTAAATAAGTTTATTATTTTATGTATTGTGTACTTAAAAAGTACTTATTTTTCTAAATTAAGATTTTTAATAAAATCTTTTAAAATGTCACTATGATCAAAAACTAATTTTTCATATGGAATATCTTCTAATTTATAAATGTATACTTCTTTTGCATCATCGGCAGCTTTTGGTATTCCATAAGCCTTACATATAAAAACACATGAAACACAATGAAATCTTACATCTCTATTAGGGTTTGAGTATACACCTAAAAGTTGTTCGATTTTTACATCAAGTGTAACTTCCTCTTTCATTTCTCTTACAACTGCTTGTTCTACACTTTCTCCAATATCAACAAAGCCACCAGGAATTGCTATCCCTTTTGGTTCATTTAATCTTTGTATTAAAACTATACCTTGAAATTCTTCTTTATCATTATAAAGTTTTATTATTCCATCTGCTGCTAAATAGGGTGTTTTTAATTCAAAATTTGCGATTTTATATCCTTTTTTTAATAACATATTATTATATCTATGTATTTATTAATTATTGACAATTATTTACAATATAATAAATTATATAAAAAGATAAATAATTGTAATATACTATAAAATATTATATATAGATAAAAAGTAGGTCGTTTTTTTTAGTAATTGCCTTAACTTTTTAAGTTAGAAAAAACAATAGATACAAATGAATAAAAAAGGATTTTTATGGAAGAAATGAATATACAATGTCCATATTGCTTACAAGCAATTACTATCTTACTTGATACAGGTGTTTATGAATACACAACATTAATTGATGATTGTGAAGTATGCTGTAGACCTATTGAAATATCATACAATGTTGAAGATGGTGTAGTTTCAAGTATTTCTTATACTAGTATGGATGGTAATGAATACTAATTTTTAAGTTGCTAAAATAAGTCAACACTTGAAACTTGTTCTGTTTTGAATCTTACTACTTGATTTCTTCCTTGATTTTTTGCCTCATATAAGGCTATATCTGCATTTTTAATAACAGATTCAAATGTAGATGAATCTTCAGGATACATTGATAAACCTATACTTACTGTTTTTCTTAATTTAGTTCCTGCGTATATGTCAATCTCATTATCTTGTACTCTTATTCTTATTTTTTCAGCTACATTAAATGCATCTTCTTCTGTTTTAACATTTACAAGTAAAATAACAAATTCTTCACCACCATATCTTATAACAATATCAGATTCTCTTACTGTTTCATTTAATATTCTAGATAACTCTTTTAATACTTTATCTCCAATATCATGGCCATATTCATCATTTACAGCTTTGAAATGATCCATATCAAGTAATAAAACACCAATATTAAAATTCTCTCTTTTTGCTTGTAAAATTAATTTTTTACTATGTTCTTCTAAGAATTTTCTATTATAAAGTCCAGTTAAACTATCTTGAAATGCTGATTCTTGTAAAGCATTCATAAGAAGTTTAACTTCAATTGAAGGAGTAGATTCATTTATATAACTTTTGATATAAGAAATCTTTTCTTTTAATTCTTCTAATTCTTCTTTTGAATCTAATACAAAATTTATAACCAATTGTATATTTTCTATAATTTCATTACTCAAACAATAATGGAATTTCTCTTTTTCTTCAAAAAAAGCACAACTTGAATGAAAATCAATTGATAATACATCATTTTTTGTTCGAACTGCTCTACATTGTTGAGGATTTTCTTCTAAATGTTTTCTACAATAAAAAGTATCTCCTTGTTGTTTTACAATTTCCATTTTTCTTTTTTGAGTATTAATTTCTATAAATGTGAAATTACTAATGTGAAATTGATTTTGTAATATTTCAGATATTCTATTATATATTTCTTCTTTAGTATTATCTTGTTCAATTTCTTTTTTAAATTGATACAGTGCAGATAAGTTCGTAATTATCTTTTTTGAATCTTCTAAAGAATTACTCTCATTATTAGATTCTTTTCCAATAAAACCTTTTAATTTTTTATCAATATCAGTTGAAGTTTCTTTTAAAGAAACAATTAAGCAATTAAATTTATCCATTAAAGTCATTACATCAGTTGATAGATTCTGAGGATATGAAATTTTTTCAAATTTACCATTAATTGCTAAAGTCAAGCTTGTAGTTAAATTTTCAAATATTTCTAAATATTGATTTAAATTTTTTCTAAAAATAAAATAAATAAATAATAATCCAAGAAAAATAATGAGTGGTATTAAATATAACTCTTCAAACTTAGATTGTTTAATATTAGTTATATCAAATTCTAAAGATATTGCACCTAGAGTATCTCCAGTTAAAACATTATGACACCTAGTACAATCTACTCCATTTTCCCATACGGCTTTGTAGGGAATAGTTATACGAACAAATGATTTGTCTAAGGTATCATTAAAACTATAAATAGTTTTTCCTGTCTTTAATACTTCCTTATCAATATCATCTCTTGGTTTTTTCTTTTCATTTAGTCCAAATTGTTTATTTATTGATTGATTACGTACCATCCATAATTCATTAATATTTTTCATACTAGCAACAGAATTAATAAATGTATCAGATCTATGCATATTTTTATCTATCATATATGCAGTTAAACCATTTTTTATAACCTGAGCAGTAGCTTCTGCACTATTAACTGCAATTTTTATATTATTATTTTTTAAACTGTAAAAACTTAAGACACTAATAGAAACAATTAAAAGTATAGAAATAATTGTAAATTGATAAATAATTTTTTTATTCATTTAAATAACTTTCTTTAAATAATTTGTTGAATTCTTAGATTATAGTCAAAGCTAGATAAATAATGGGTGATTTTAAAAAAAGAATCTTGAATAAAAAAAAGATTTTTTCGAAGATAATGAGTATTAAAATTAATGTAAGAAAAGAAAAAGAGAATAATTGCTAGAATAATAGAAAGCTATTGGATTATTTTGAAAAAATTTATTTTCTATTCTTTTACGACATTTATAATATTGTCAACTATAAGTTTTATACAAATTTATCATAACTTAGATAAATATGAAGTCTCAAGTTACAATAAAAAACAAAAGCAATTAAATCTTATTATAAATGATACGCACAGATTATCAAATGCTTTATTTGATAATGTTATTAATACAAAAAAAGTTATTGATGTATTTAAAAAAGCAAATAAATCCTCAGATGAAGAAAAAATAAAAATTAGAGAAGAATTACATACCTTATTAGTCGATAATTATAATAATTTTAAAAATTATGGTATTCAACAATTGCATTTTCATCTTCCTAATAATGATAGTTTTCTTAGACTACATAAGCCATCAAAATTTGGAGATAGTTTAACAGATGTACGAGCAAGTGTAAAGTTTGTTAGTGAAAATAAAATTCCTATAATAGGTTTTGAAGAGGGTAGAATTTTTAATGGTTATAGATTTGTTTATCCTCTTTTTGATGAAAATGAAGATTATATTGGTAGTGTTGAAATTTCATCATCATTATTGAATTTTAAAATATTGTTTGAAAAAAATAATAATACACATATTGATTATATTTTAAGAAAAGATATTGTTGAAAAAAAAGTTTTTAAAGATCAATTAATAAATTATAAAAAATACTTTTTATTTGATAATTTTTTAATACAAAAAATTATTGCTGATTATAATGTAAATTGTATACATGAAGTTGAAAGAAATATCATATTTAAGAAACTCTCAAAAAATAAAGAGTTTTTGAATAAAATGAATAATCTAGAAAATTTTTATGATATTTATTTTTATGATTTTAAAGTATATTCAATAAAATTAACTCCTTTAATTAATGATTTTACATCTAAAAAAGTTGGATATATTATAATGTTTT is a window of Poseidonibacter antarcticus DNA encoding:
- a CDS encoding NUDIX domain-containing protein, which translates into the protein MLLKKGYKIANFELKTPYLAADGIIKLYNDKEEFQGIVLIQRLNEPKGIAIPGGFVDIGESVEQAVVREMKEEVTLDVKIEQLLGVYSNPNRDVRFHCVSCVFICKAYGIPKAADDAKEVYIYKLEDIPYEKLVFDHSDILKDFIKNLNLEK
- a CDS encoding CPXCG motif-containing cysteine-rich protein — translated: MEEMNIQCPYCLQAITILLDTGVYEYTTLIDDCEVCCRPIEISYNVEDGVVSSISYTSMDGNEY
- a CDS encoding GGDEF domain-containing protein; translation: MNKKIIYQFTIISILLIVSISVLSFYSLKNNNIKIAVNSAEATAQVIKNGLTAYMIDKNMHRSDTFINSVASMKNINELWMVRNQSINKQFGLNEKKKPRDDIDKEVLKTGKTIYSFNDTLDKSFVRITIPYKAVWENGVDCTRCHNVLTGDTLGAISLEFDITNIKQSKFEELYLIPLIIFLGLLFIYFIFRKNLNQYLEIFENLTTSLTLAINGKFEKISYPQNLSTDVMTLMDKFNCLIVSLKETSTDIDKKLKGFIGKESNNESNSLEDSKKIITNLSALYQFKKEIEQDNTKEEIYNRISEILQNQFHISNFTFIEINTQKRKMEIVKQQGDTFYCRKHLEENPQQCRAVRTKNDVLSIDFHSSCAFFEEKEKFHYCLSNEIIENIQLVINFVLDSKEELEELKEKISYIKSYINESTPSIEVKLLMNALQESAFQDSLTGLYNRKFLEEHSKKLILQAKRENFNIGVLLLDMDHFKAVNDEYGHDIGDKVLKELSRILNETVRESDIVIRYGGEEFVILLVNVKTEEDAFNVAEKIRIRVQDNEIDIYAGTKLRKTVSIGLSMYPEDSSTFESVIKNADIALYEAKNQGRNQVVRFKTEQVSSVDLF
- a CDS encoding diguanylate cyclase — translated: MKKFIFYSFTTFIILSTISFIQIYHNLDKYEVSSYNKKQKQLNLIINDTHRLSNALFDNVINTKKVIDVFKKANKSSDEEKIKIREELHTLLVDNYNNFKNYGIQQLHFHLPNNDSFLRLHKPSKFGDSLTDVRASVKFVSENKIPIIGFEEGRIFNGYRFVYPLFDENEDYIGSVEISSSLLNFKILFEKNNNTHIDYILRKDIVEKKVFKDQLINYKKYFLFDNFLIQKIIADYNVNCIHEVERNIIFKKLSKNKEFLNKMNNLENFYDIYFYDFKVYSIKLTPLINDFTSKKVGYIIMFSESDYFKYILDSYIIIILIIGMLSILIAYIAYKKDKEKKLTVGLAMHDQLTNIYNRHYFNIKIKQEFKKMQKQNIQLSLIMFDIDHFKLINDTYGHNIGDESLIYLANLIQNNIRVNDIFCRWGGEEFVILSKKPFDKTIIMAEYLRNTIDNKTKDNEKIPHFTCSFGVSSLNNVTSINEGLEIVDKLLYKSKKNGRNKVSF